A genomic window from Vitis riparia cultivar Riparia Gloire de Montpellier isolate 1030 chromosome 18, EGFV_Vit.rip_1.0, whole genome shotgun sequence includes:
- the LOC117906975 gene encoding uncharacterized protein LOC117906975, translated as MYIFFINHPELSACTDIKEKEDSEKLKEEEDMNRGWILLGILCLSYVPSIVRAGKAACHDPFYGRCYGIPHTCPAGCPKLCEIDCRLCKPYCSCDRPGAVCQDPRFIGGDGLMFYFHGKKDKDFCLVSDPTVHINAHFIGKSGKKGRDFSWVQSIGVLFGSHQLYIGAKKVSKWHESVDNMLIQLNGEEIMVPAGMSKRWRSPVTGLKKIQGIAETNKVKVTVEGLVEIEARVVPISSEESRVHGYDITEDDCFAHLELNFKFHTLSKRVDGVLGQTYRSSYRSRVKLAAAMPIMGGADKFNTLHLFATDCAVSNFGLKKSIAEGGEPLTT; from the exons ATGTACATTTTCTTCATAAACCATCCTGAGCTGAGCGCTTGTACTGACATTAAGGAGAAGGAAGACTCGGAAAAGttaaaagaggaagaagacaTGAATAGAGGATGGATTCTTTTGGGCATTTTATGCCTCAGTTACGTTCCTTCCATTGTTAGGGCAGGAAAGGCAGCTTGCCATGATCCATTTTATGGGAGATGCTATGGCATCCCTCACACCTGTCCTGCTGGTTGTCCAAAGCTGTGTGAAATAGATTGCAGGCTCTGCAAGCCTTATTGTT CTTGTGACAGGCCAGGAGCAGTGTGTCAAGATCCACGATTCATTGGAGGTGATGGGctcatgttttattttcatgGCAAAAAGGACAAGGACTTTTGCTTGGTGTCGGATCCTACAGTTCACATAAATGCTCATTTTATTGGCAAGAGTGGCAAGAAGGGACGAGATTTCAGTTGGGTCCAATCTATTGGGGTCTTGTTTGGTTCCCATCAGTTATATATTGGTGCAAAGAAAGTTTCCAAATGGCATGAATCAGTTGACAATATGCTGATCCAATTGAATGGAGAAGAGATCATGGTACCAGCCGGAATGAGCAAAAGATGGAGGTCACCAGTGACAGGGTTGAAGAAGATCCAAGGTATAGCTGAGACAAACAAGGTCAAGGTTACAGTGGAAGGGCTGGTGGAAATAGAAGCACGTGTCGTTCCGATTTCTTCAGAGGAATCAAGGGTGCATGGATATGACATCACAGAAGATGATTGCTTTGCACATTTGGAGCTCAATTTCAAGTTTCACACTCTAAGCAAGAGGGTGGATGGAGTCTTGGGGCAGACCTACAGATCAAGTTACAGAAGCCGAGTAAAATTGGCAGCTGCCATGCCAATCATGGGAGGGGCAGATAAGTTTAACACTTTGCATCTGTTTGCAACAGATTGTGCAGTTTCTAACTTTGGATTGAAAAAAAGTATAGCTGAGGGTGGAGAGCCACTGACTACTTAG
- the LOC117906129 gene encoding pentatricopeptide repeat-containing protein At5g40410, mitochondrial-like yields MMVSAPSRSSLSLHSLFVDCFISFKKFAHIQKYPFLLCKFFISKRRICNANRFQLSPPFQADSIVQSLVFAISSCTSVSYCSAIHARVIKSLNYSDGFIGDRLVSMYFKLGYDEDAQRLFDEMPNRDLVSWNSLMSGLSGRGYLGACLNAFCRMRTESGRQPNEVTLLSVVSACADMGALDEGKSIHGVVVKLGMSGKAKVVNSLINMYGKLGFLDAASQLFEEMPVRSLVSWNSMVVIHNHNGYAEKGMDLFNLMKRAGINPDQATMVALLRACTDTGLGRQAESIHAYIHRCGFNVDIIIATALLNLYAKLGRLNASEDIFKEMRDRDRIAWTAMLAGYAVHACGREAIKLFDLMVKEGVEVDHVTFTHLLSACSHSGLVEEGKKYFEIMSEVYRVEPRLDHYSCMVDLLGRSGRLEDAYDLIKSMPMEPSSGVWGALLGACRVYGNVELGKEVAERLLSLDPSDHRNYIMLSNIYSAAGLWRDASKVRALMKERRLTRNPGYSFIEHGNKIHRFVVGDQLHPRSDEIHTKLEELIRKIREAGCVPKTEFVLHDIDEEVKVGMINKHSEKLAIAFGLLVTGSGVPLIITKNLRICGDCHSTAKFASLLEKRTIIIRDSKRFHHFADGLCSCRDYW; encoded by the coding sequence ATGATGGTGTCAGCTCCTTCTCGTTCATCACTTTCGTTACACTCTCTCTTCGTCGATTGTTTCATCAGTTTCAAAAAATTCGCGCACATACAGAAATACCCTTTTCTTCTGTGCAAATTCTTCATCAGCAAAAGAAGAATTTGCAATGCCAATCGCTTTCAACTCTCTCCCCCATTTCAGGCAGATTCAATTGTTCAATCTCTCGTTTTCGCTATAAGCTCTTGCACGTCCGTATCCTATTGCTCCGCAATTCATGCTCGAGTGATCAAATCTTTGAATTACAGTGATGGTTTCATTGGTGATCGTTTGGTGTCAATGTATTTCAAATTGGGCTATGATGAGGATGCACAGAGgctgtttgatgaaatgcctaACAGAGACTTGGTCTCCTGGAATTCGTTGATGTCGGGGCTTTCGGGAAGGGGGTATTTGGGTGCGTGCTTGAATGCGTTTTGTAGGATGAGAACAGAGAGTGGTAGGCAACCCAATGAGGTGACCCTTTTATCTGTAGTCTCAGCTTGTGCTGATATGGGAGCGCTAGATGAAGGGAAATCCATTCATGGGGTTGTAGTCAAACTGGGGATGTCGGGGAAGGCTAAGGTAGTTAACTCTCTCATTAACATGTATGGGAAGTTAGGTTTTTTAGATGCGGCTAGTCAATTGTTTGAGGAAATGCCTGTGAGGAGTTTAGTGTCCTGGAATTCAATGGTTGTGATTCATAATCATAATGGGTATGCGGAGAAAGGGATGGATTTGTTTAATTTGATGAAAAGGGCTGGTATCAATCCTGATCAAGCCACTATGGTTGCCTTGCTTCGGGCTTGCACAGATACAGGTCTAGGAAGACAAGCAGAGTCCATTCATGCGTATATCCATAGATGTGGTTTTAATGTGGATATCATCATTGCAACTGCACTTCTAAATTTGTATGCAAAGTTGGGGAGGTTAAATGCTTCAGAGGACATTTTCAAAGAGATGAGAGATCGGGACAGAATAGCTTGGACTGCCATGCTTGCAGGCTATGCTGTGCATGCATGTGGCAGAGAAGCAATTAAGCTCTTTGATCTCATGGTCaaggaaggtgtggaggttGATCATGTAACATTCACTCATTTGTTAAGTGCTTGCAGCCATTCAGGGCTTGTTGAGGAGGGGAAGAAATATTTTGAGATTATGTCTGAAGTTTACAGGGTTGAGCCCCGGTTAGATCACTATTCATGCATGGTTGACCTTCTAGGTCGCTCTGGACGTTTGGAAGATGCTTATGATCTGATTAAGAGCATGCCAATGGAGCCCAGTTCTGGCGTATGGGGTGCTCTTCTTGGTGCTTGTAGGGTATATGGTAATGTTGAACTTGGTAAGGAAGTTGCGGAGCGATTGTTATCTCTAGACCCATCAGACCATAGAAACTATATTATGTTATCAAATATATACTCTGCGGCTGGTCTATGGAGAGATGCTTCTAAGGTGAGAGCTTTAATGAAGGAGAGGAGGCTTACAAGAAATCCTGGATACAGTTTTATTGAGCATGGGAACAAGATCCATCGCTTTGTAGTTGGTGATCAATTACACCCCAGGTCAGACGAGATACATACCAAGCTGGAAGAACTTATCAGGAAAATTCGGGAGGCTGGATGTGTACCTAAAACAGAGTTCGTTCTACACGACATTGATGAGGAGGTCAAAGTGGGTATGATCAATAAGCACAGTGAGAAATTGGCAATTGCATTTGGTCTTTTGGTGACTGGTTCTGGTGTGCCACTAATTATAACTAAGAATCTTAGAATCTGTGGTGACTGTCACAGCACTGCAAAGTTTGCATCATTGCTTGAGAAGCGTACCATCATTATTCGTGATTCAAAGCGATTTCACCATTTTGCTGATGGATTATGTTCATGTAGGGATTATTGGTGA
- the LOC117905969 gene encoding high mobility group B protein 9: protein MSSQERAEDSTPNGSGGNLYSVSFVTHEDIVSHSSLFWDTLRSFHYEMGTKLSIPVIGGKQLNLYVLYVEVTRRGGYHKVVMDKKWREVSSVFNFSPTTTSASYVLRKHYYNILRKYERAYFLKGPPLNATASIPVSDLSNLQQTADARRNASNPPIGAPILAVGTINAKFDCGYLVSVKMGSETLSGVLYHPGQPSSYTPIRTSNTTASQTLITNKAARKKKRKRGGEPGRPKPNRSGYNFFFSEKHALFKSLYPDREREFTKMIGESWSSLSLEEKEVYQKLGIKDKERYKKEMKEYKERMGAVQQRPQVVVEAGRADNGGP, encoded by the exons ATGTCGTCGCAGGAGAGAGCTGAGGACTCTACTCCAAACGGGTCCGGTGGGAATCTCTACTCTGTGTCGTTTGTCACCCATGAAGACATCGTTAGCCACTCCTCTCTGTTCTGGGATACTCTCAGGAGTTTTCATTATGAGATGGGCACCAAATTATC AATACCTGTGATTGGTGGGAAGCAGCTGAACTTGTATGTTCTGTATGTGGAGGTCACTCGAAGGGGTGGCTATCATAAG GTCGTGATGGATAAAAAATGGAGAGAGGTGAGCTCAGTTTTCAACTTCTCTCCAACAACCACAAGTGCTTCATATGTACTGAGGAAGCACTATTACAACATCCTTAGAAAATATGAACGTGCTTACTTCTTAAAGGGTCCACCTTTAAACGCAACTG CTTCTATCCCTGTCAGCGACCTCTCGAATTTGCAGCAAACGGCTGATGCGAGGAGAAACGCCTCTAATCCTCCTATTGGAG CTCCCATTTTAGCTGTTGGGACGATAAATGCAAAGTTCGATTGCGGGTACTTGGTGTCGGTGAAAATGGGGTCTGAAACCCTGAGTGGAGTGCTGTATCATCCTGGGCAGCCAAGTTCATACACGCCAATCAGAACTTCCAATACTACTGCTTCTCAAACCCTGATTACAAACAAGGCAGCACGCAAGAAGAAGCGAAAAAGAGGTGGCGAGCCCGGCCGCCCCAAGCCCAACAGGAGTGGTTACAACTTCTTTTTCTCAGAGAAGCATGCATTATTCAAGTCCCTATATCCAGACAGAGAGAGGGAGTTTACAAAAATGATTGGAGAGAGTTGGAGCAGCCTGAGCCTAGAGGAGAAGGAA GTTTATCAGAAGCTCGGGATAAAGGACAAGGAAAGGTACAAGAAAGAGATGAAAGAGTACAAGGAGAGGATGGGGGCTGTGCAGCAGCGGCCTCAGGTGGTGGTGGAAGCTGGCAGGGCTGACAATGGGGGTCCATAG
- the LOC117907808 gene encoding U11/U12 small nuclear ribonucleoprotein 25 kDa protein codes for MESSGGGKREEEDVGSYNSNNVKKARLHSTLTALLDDPILADVPKEPTLSDVDTLINLELGSAMRISVIKLDSTSFDVAVLNSATVKDLKLAIKKKINDMEQSKMGHRHISWKHVWANFCLSYYNDKLINDDSALQDFGIHNNSQVHFVPFIMSKGSQRHSRRRKHRFFHGLNKRI; via the exons AAGAGGAGGATGTTGGAAGCTACAACAGCAACAACGTGAAGAAAGCAAGGTTGCATTCAACGCTGACAGCTCTATTGGACGATCCTATACTTGCTGATGTCCCCAAGGAACCAACCTTATCGGATGTTGACACTCTCATCAACTTAGAATTGGGCAGCGCCATGCGGATCTCTGTTATCAAATTGGATTCTACATCCTTCG ATGTTGCGGTGTTGAATTCGGCTACGGTAAAGGATTTGAAACTGGCAATCAAGAAAAAGATAAACGATATGGAGCAATCGAAAATGGGGCATCGCCACATTTCATG GAAGCACGTTTGGGCAAATTTTTGCCTTTCATACTATAATGATAAGTTGATTAATGATGATTCTGCCCTTCAAGATTTTGGCATACACAATAATTCTCAG GTGCATTTTGTCCCCTTCATCATGTCAAAGGGTTCTCAGAGGCATTCTAGGAGGAGAAAACATCGATTCTTTCATGGTCTTAACAAACGTATATGA